Sequence from the Mugil cephalus isolate CIBA_MC_2020 chromosome 20, CIBA_Mcephalus_1.1, whole genome shotgun sequence genome:
atggatcccaaactgggaaCACGTCCCTGTTGCAACAGAAATGTTCAAGCACTCAGCATACCACACATCATCTATAGTGATGGTAACAAACTACAACCACAATACAGCTCATGAAATGATTGAATGTTATGAAATGCCACACTCCCTCTCAATCTTGACGCTTTAGAGAGTACACACCtttaaacatgaaaagaaagtaattacatttttatatcaataataatttaatgctACAGAATACAGCATTGGAATACTTTACTTTACAGTGGATTTTACACACCATTGActgactttttttcatttctggacTTTTGTACTTTTACTAAAGTAAATGTAGTGCTTTTACTGGCGAGGAACCTTTTTTGTGTTCTTACTTTTAACTCTAAGTACTTACATGAACATCATTTGAAGAACCTTCTTGTATTCTAACTTTTAACTGACTAAGCAAATgatctgagttttttttttttcctttctgcttcaaagaacatgtaaatgtgacatttccgACTGCCCATGAAGGCAGCATGTCCCAAGCTGGTTGCTATGAcctgatcagctgtttatttCCCCCGAGCGCCGTGAACGCAGCGCGCTCCCCGCCTCCCGGTGCTTTGACGTCAACGGAGTCCGTCTCCGCACATGGACGGAGGAGTGTAGAGGCTCCACAAAGCTCCATAcgctccctcctccctccctctctccctccctccctccgccctcctcctcctgcagctacTTGCCAGTCAGCCTCGACGACAGACAGCCAGCCGCTCGCCGTCCTGCTGCTGCGCGGAGCCTCGTCTTCTCCCTCCGAGTCTCGGCGTCGCTTCTGACCATCCTGCGCGGATCTCCACGGGCCGGCCAGCGAGTTCGGTCTTTCATTTTCTGGGGGAGAAATTCCGTCTCTGTGAGCTTTGTACTGCAACTGCCCTTCAAAGACATATGGAGAAAATGGCCAGACCTCTTCCAATAAACCCAACTTTCCTGCCGCCGACTCACGGCGTCCTGAAATCTCTGCTGGAAAACCCACTGAAACTGCCTTTCCATCACGATGAAGGTACGTTTTAAAGCACCCGACTCgcttaacattattattatgttcatGGGTTTGACAGATACCACGCAGCGACGCATGTAGCCTAATTGAAATCATCCAAGAGTGATCCCTCTCAGTGTTTTGCGATCTTTGTCGAAAAAGCATACATGCCATCCCCTTTAGTCGCGTACgacagagataaataaataagatgctGTGTGTCTCGGCTTAAATTTTAGTTCACTGTCAGGTTGAAGCGAACTTCGGCGCAAGATgacaataatatatttattggcTATTTAAATTAACACAATGCAGTCTTGATGTCCGTGtcttattattgtttattactGCGCTGCTTTTGGTTCGCCGCGTATAACCTTTAAACCCTCCTGCTAATGGGATTTATATTAGCGACGCCAGTCGCGGTCGATAGAGGGCGTAGTTTCTGCCCTGAAGCTGCTTtggatgtttgtatttttgaacGTATTGATCGTCTTTATTATCTGAGCATGAATGAAAGCctagtttttaaatgtatctggGTCAGACCACACAAACAgaatagttatttattttttgttttatttattcttaaaactttgttttctaTATCTTCAGaacatttttcatcatttttgttttgctttgttagAATATGGTTTCcagtaaaacttaaaataaaacaatcccCAATTCGTACGTTTCCCGCTAAATTAATTGAACGGACCCTTTAGGCTGAAACCTCAGACCCACTTTCTATTTATACCCATGCTCTGACCCGTGATCCCCCGTCTGCAGCGAGACAATGACATGACTGTGTGCAAACATTTGCAGGATTCGGGAAAgacaaggagaaagagaagaagctggAAGATGAAAGCAGTGCGGCCAACCACCCGCAGTCGGCCTTCCTTGGCCCGACCCTGTGGGACAAGACCCTGCCTTATGACGGGGACAACTTTCAGCTGGAGTACATGGACCTGGAGGAGTTCCTGTCAGAAAACGGCATCCCCGCCAACACGGCCCAGAGCGACCAGGCCCCGCAGGCGCCGCAGCCGCCACAGACCCCTCTGCAGCAGGCCCCGCCGCCTGCCCCGCCCACGCCCTCCGTCGTGGACCTCAGCAGCCGCGCCACCACCTCTGTCCACACGGGCATGGCGCCCCAGACCTGCCTCCACAGCCCCAGCACAGCAGGTACGAAGCACATGCATTTGGAGGCTTTGTgtgcacatggaaaaaaaacaaaaaaaaaaaaacacctgcgtGCAAGGACACATGGGAACACATGTCAGTGTCTGTGGAGAGGCTGCTGTTTGCTCACCTgtaacacgcgcacacacacattagcgcTCCAGGGATTCAGAGAACTTTTTTTGCAGTTCGTGTCCCTGAagggtttgtgtttctgtcttagATCTCATTGCCTCCTGATGCTAACCTGCTCCTGGTTACAGCTTTTGAACAGAGGTTAGATACACACTGACATACTTCAGTTCTGTTTTCCTGCCCTGAACTGGACTTTGGAGTAACGGGGTCCGGCTTGATCAGGCTCCAGGTGAAGTCTCTGCTTCACAAAGCTGTGATTGGAAGAAACCGCTTGTTGTTAAGCTGCATCAGCCAGAGGCTTTAATGAATcttaagacagaaaaaaacaaaattttgaGATCTTAAATAAGATGCATATAAAACAGGGGAGTGAAGAGAGTCAGTGTCTCAGGGATCAGATGAAGCTTCTCATAATGGAAAATCGTATTATTGTAACTAGCTTATGCAGACGGTTCAGACGGAAGCACTAAACTGAGTGTGATTGTTAAGCGGCTGTCTGGGTGTGCGTGAGGTTTTCAGCGCACCAGGGCGATTTAAACCGTTGTAAAAGGGCCGACCCGTCTCCATGTGAACTCTCAGCTGGCCAAACACAACCGCTGGAAACTTCACACGCAGGCTGGCAGAAGATCTGAGGGAACACGGGCCAGTGCAGCGTTAGGGGGCTGTGGCGGCGCGTGTGATGCTGGTAAAGAGTGTTTCACCTGTAAACGCTGAACAGGTGTCGCCCTCTGTGACTCTTGAATCACATGACCTGCAGTCAGGGAAATGCAAATGAACGCAGTCGGGGGTTGATCCCGAGCCGCAGCCACTCCGCTCGTAGTTTTAATTTTTCGCCGAAACACAATCGGCCGTTTTTGCTCCTTTTCCGACGAATCTGCGACAATTGGAAATCTCCTCAGCACTTCACGAGCATGACATCAACGTCTGTGGTGCGGGAAAGAAGAGTTTGCTTATGTCACAGTTTCAAGAAATTCCCGGAATCTCCTCAATTAGAGAAGCCTAAACCCGAACGCAGCAGTCCATCTAAATATCTAGTCAGGTTCTACACAATCACCTGACCGTAACAGTTTGAGCTGACTGCGGCGGTTTCTGTGAAACCATGAGAAATGTCAGATTTCAGTCAGTGTTTCCACATCTTCTTTGGTTGCAATGGTTTGATGAGAGAATTAGCGTTACAGACTGTTTACCTCGAGACGCTAAGCTAAGTCGAAGAAGTGCAGATTCACCTTAAAAAGTGACACATCGCAAGTGTGAAGTTTGAAGTTCAGTGATGACTCTCTGTCATCGTTGAAGGAGAAAGCTCTGCAGAAGGTTTTGCAGACTGAGCTGCAACAGGTCCCCGTCATCCACAGCGCTGACGGAGACAAACTAGGAGCCCGGTCAGGTGAATCGTGTTTTGATAAACTGGTATTTTTCGTTGCACAAACGCTCACTTTAATCAGAGCTAATTCACCAGCACATCATTCCACCTGTAGCTGCGGCAGGATGCGTTGTGCGCATCACTGCAGACCGAGCGTCTGCTGATGAAGTGTATTGAGGCGAGCAGCTGAATCTGAGAGATCAGATCGCTGAGGCCGGAGATAAACAGATGCCCCGGAGGGGCCGCAGCTATATGGTACACTTGATTGTCCTCACGCATGTGAGCGTGTGCACGGAGGCGGGAATTGCGCGCGCGTGCGTCGCGGCGTTCGCTGCGTCTTCACATGTGCTCCCTCACGTGAACGCGGCTGGGGTTCCCTGCAGCGTGCTGGGCCATGTGATGGACACATGCAGGAGCCGTGTGCGCCGCTGAGCTGCAAACAGGAGCTTGTCACGGCGCAAACCTGCCTGCtgctaccccccccccctccctccctctccccctcccctttcaCTCACTCTCGCTttcaccctcccctcctcctctctctccctttaaCACTCTCCATTTCCCGTCCagtcttcctctccctccctccccgggCTCGGCTCCGACACAGCCTGGACTCGGAGCCAAGGCACAGGCTGTACCCTGCAGAGATCACATGGACATGGGTGTGCTGCTGTCACGTGCACGCAATATTGTTCCAGCTCAGCGAGTCTGGTCTCGTCTAACCAGCCACCGCCATCCGCGGCAGCCTCGGCGTCTGCCCCGAGCTCTCTTGCCCGCGAGTGGCGCGGCAACGCGAGCGATGCGGTTCCCTGATAAGAACCGTTATCAGAACCAAATCTTAAGGAGGGTTGGTTTTTTTTGCGGGAGCCCGTGTCGGGGGGCCGGCCGCACGGGATCGAACCCGGTGCGCCGCCGGCTCGGGGGCCAAAGGGGAAGTCAGATGAGGGCGGGGTCAAAGGGCGTGTTGTGGCGCATTCCACCGTGTTAGTCAACGAAATGTGACGCAGTTGGAAACAACCCGAGGAGCTAAATATAGAATCCATAAATCCATTAACATGCAGAGATCACTTTGTGTGAGAGGGATTATAAGAGTCAGAAGAGAACGTCCTCAGAATTTGATCTTTTCCACCGGTTGCAAACGGAGTAGCGTTGCCCTTCGTCATGTGACCCGTGAACGGGATCAGTATGTCCTGCATGAGTGGCCCGGAGGAATGAGCTCCTCTCGACTCGGaagacatgcacacacgcagAAGCCCTGCAGGATTGATAAACAAATTAATTGTCAGGTTAAGATCCTGCAGACCTATTTTTAACATACGGGCTCTTTAAGAGCTAAATTAACAGGCTCAAGTATTTGTGTGGGGGCTATATTGAGCAGAGGAAGTTTTTGAGGCTGTTTTTAAGAGCGCTCATCTGCTCTTTGAATCCTGTTAGAGCAACCTCTGAGAGGTTACACCCAGGTTAAGAGTTTAGCAGCTCTGTCCCCGTACAGAGACCAAACCCTGCTCTTATCTCTGACTGCGGCGTTATTACTGATAACACGGGCACATAAAGGTTGGATATGATCATGTAGCGTGACACCGACCTGTAACCAGCATCGCGCATGAACAGATAAAACAGTGGGTATTTCTCGCAACTCTTTGTAGGTCAGGTAACCTTTCCTGGTCTGTTAATTTTAAACTTCCCCCCGTTTGGGGAACGTTTCTTGAATCCACATTTAATTCCTCTCCTCTGGAAAAGGCGTCGGTCGAGGGCAGCACAGGTCTGCCGGCCGGCTCGCGCACACGCCGTGTTGTAACTCTAATTAGGAGATCAAAAATGTCTCTTAGAGGTGATTAGGGCGAGGCAGGCTGTTCGCGGCCCCTAAGGAGCTTGGTCTTCGCTCTGTGAATGGTGGCAGGTTAAGTTGGGCTATTTGTGTCTTAGCTCACAGACGGATTACCGGactgtttgcttgttttgtgcTGGAAATAATACACGGGCAAAAACGGATTATAGATCGCAAAAAATTGgcgaattttttttttctgacgcGAGCAAACAATCGAAGAGCTTCAGGAGAAGCGAgctaaaaaaaacccaattGCTTAAGGAATTCTtgcattttataatttaaaaattaattcgATGTATCTTAAAAATTTACACGACAATGaagcttttgttttcctgttttcgGTTTGTTTAGGTTTCGTGCAGGATttgttgcctggcaacacaAACTGAGCACAAACATAAACTCATATCCATCCACCCCTACTGCATCACCAACGCCTGTTCATCTGCAACGCCTTGTTGTGCATGCTCTGCTCTCGCAGAGGAACTGATTCCGTGTTCCCCCTCAGTTTTACGAGGTGATAATTGGTTGTTTTATTAGTCCTGCATAGTTTtgcaaacaaacatgtttcactttcagcacagacacacacacccccaaCGTCCTCTGGTTAATCTGATAAAACGGAGCACTCATTTGAGGCTTTTCATCTCTTCGATGAAGGAACCCATCGCTTCCTCTGGGTCCCACGGTTTTAAAGACAGAACACAAAAATGTGGCCTCTTAAAGCTCCGCCGCAGGTCAGCGGCATTGAGCGGCCCCCACCACAAGCTGATCAAGATTTGGGTCATGACGTGCAACTCGCCAGAAGATCAgctaatattaaaaaaaaaaaaaaaaaaaaaaaaaaagaacctgctGTATCGAGTAAAAAGGAGCAAATGGGCGCTGATGTGATGAGTCTCAGAGTGGCTGTTCCGTCTAGGCCGGCTGAGGAAAGGAAGCGGGGGCGGCCCGCAGCTTCGAATCAATCAGATTTGCCTTCGCTGAGGCGAACATTACCCCCAGACAGAATGTGATGGTCTTAGATCAGCTGCTACTCTGAAGATAAAAGGGTTTGTGAAATGATCTGTCAGTGTGAGTTTAgggagcgttttttttttttaagatggtGCGGTAGCACCCCCTGCTGGCCGGACGAGGCACGTATCATTTCAACCTATTGactgtaaaaatacatacatCATTAGAGGTTGTCAGGAAAACACGATGGCTGCATGTGTGCCTGCTGATAACTAACAAGTTTAAATAtccctcgtcctcctcagcACTGCCCTCGGCCCGCGACACCCCCAGCCCCATCGACCCGGAGACCATTCAGGTGCCGGTGACCTACGAGCCCGACCCAGCGGACCTGGCCCTGTCCAGCGTGCCCGGCCAGGAGATATTCGACCCCAGGAAACGCAAGTTCTCCGCAGAGGAGCTGAAGCCGCAGCCCATGATCAAAAAGGCCCGCAAGGTCTTCATCCCGGAGGATCTGAAGGTgaactgatgctgctgctcttcaGTCTCTTTTAGTCATGTTTGTAgcgatgcaaaaaaaaaaaaagaggaagaaaaaaatgtcctgcTGCGGCAGAGAttagtgtgtttttactgtaaatgCAAGGGTCTGGGGCAAGTTGCAGCCTGAGGAGGGGATCAATAAAGGCCTTTATTAGGGTTTTTCTCAACTTAAGGTCAAACACATAATTGAAAGGAGTTCAAGATATTAAAATGTAGTGAAAAACCTTAAGGTTTCACATGTTAAATGTTGCTTAGACAAAGGCAAATTGAAgacttttttggtttttaatgctTGGTACTACGTAACCAAACAGGTGAAAAACATTCAGGCA
This genomic interval carries:
- the hlfa gene encoding HLF transcription factor, PAR bZIP family member a, giving the protein MEKMARPLPINPTFLPPTHGVLKSLLENPLKLPFHHDEGFGKDKEKEKKLEDESSAANHPQSAFLGPTLWDKTLPYDGDNFQLEYMDLEEFLSENGIPANTAQSDQAPQAPQPPQTPLQQAPPPAPPTPSVVDLSSRATTSVHTGMAPQTCLHSPSTAALPSARDTPSPIDPETIQVPVTYEPDPADLALSSVPGQEIFDPRKRKFSAEELKPQPMIKKARKVFIPEDLKDDKYWARRRKNNVAAKRSRDARRLKENQIAIRAGFLEKENAALRMEVADLRKELGRCKNILAKYEARHGPL